Genomic DNA from Diorhabda sublineata isolate icDioSubl1.1 unplaced genomic scaffold, icDioSubl1.1 Dsub_171, whole genome shotgun sequence:
tctttttccaaaacaaaaaaaaaatagaactttgtcaattgaaaactatgaagcaaccgatgcgacgaaactaactgttaaacaaaaaatttacactcgacctatctatttatattaacatgccctaccaatgaaattatagcaaatgcgCAAACGTAGAAGGGCGGAGCCTATTAGAATTACGTACGTTGATATAAAAGAGAGGGACATAAGTGCTGTTAACTGTTAATTTTACCCACTTTTCGTCGATAAATACGGTACGTCATccaagtgtttttattttatttcaagagaaataatgccaccaaaagctagcggaaaggcagcgaaaaaagccggaaaggctcaaaagaatatttcgaaagccgataaaaagaaaaaaaggaggaggaaggaaagttatgctatttacatttacaaagtacttaagcaagttcatcctgacaccggtatatcgagtaaagctatgagtataatgaatagttttgttaatgatatattcgaacgtatcgccgccgaagcatccagattggctcattataataaacgttcaacaattacaagtagagaaattcaaactgcagtgagactattgcttcccggagaattggcaaaacacgcagtcagtgaaggaactaaagcagttaccaaatatactagttctaaataataagtataacatatctactatattgacagaaaattttctattttatttacttaaataataacatcgaccaaacaaaaaaaaaaaacggttcttttcagaaccacaatactacttttttttttatttatatat
This window encodes:
- the LOC130452097 gene encoding histone H2B; this encodes MPPKASGKAAKKAGKAQKNISKADKKKKRRRKESYAIYIYKVLKQVHPDTGISSKAMSIMNSFVNDIFERIAAEASRLAHYNKRSTITSREIQTAVRLLLPGELAKHAVSEGTKAVTKYTSSK